In the genome of Opitutia bacterium KCR 482, one region contains:
- a CDS encoding penicillin-binding protein 2 encodes MTRRRRKTSIFIYTGRLAFVSLCIVGVFCAIFARLYFLHVVRSDASIEATDKARKLFDKIPARRGNIVDSKDNLLATSRPVITIGADPERVEFDEAGREKLRKLAEILKMRPADVFAICTPYQDAEKIGRVKNRLDERQTQRLRSIGVNLNMTFEELLRKCLTTPRTELSVERRVEQTAQKPKVFAELARILQVPQKELERNFASFSPRWKKIAENLDDATYTQIRALKIKGIRGDRKYVRVYPSGRLTAHIVGFVNKEFSAEQGIEKQFDYYLHGQDGWIETERDGHREELVHYRSRDVAPTDGLNVELSIDSIIQEMANREVRNIVSQFNPKSATIIVSEPSTGYILAMASYPDFDPNEYNKAEQDSLRNRAICDQYEPGSTFKIVSISAALNESLVGPDDVFDCNAPTITYRGRVLRLPKEAHKMGNLTVREITKKSSNKGSAHLGILLGERKLYHYARLYGFGEKTDIGLVGEIGGTLHKVKDWDGLTITRLPMGHAVAVTPLQIHCAMSVIANQGIYMQPQLVKRVFDKRGGTVVAYPPKALRRVIKPRIATLMSDMLSEVVSDTGTARRAALRGFKVAGKTGTSQKIINGTYSTRDHVASFTGFFPAQRPRLVITVVVDSPKLKGVGYGGIVAAPSFKNVAEQAANYLGIQTDEDYEKMVAWR; translated from the coding sequence ATGACGCGCAGGCGGCGGAAGACTTCCATTTTCATATACACGGGGAGACTCGCGTTTGTCTCGCTGTGCATAGTGGGGGTGTTCTGCGCAATTTTCGCGCGGCTGTATTTTCTGCACGTAGTAAGGAGCGACGCAAGCATCGAGGCGACCGACAAGGCGCGAAAACTCTTCGACAAAATCCCCGCGCGGCGCGGCAACATTGTAGACTCGAAAGACAACCTGCTCGCCACAAGCCGCCCCGTAATCACGATCGGCGCAGACCCCGAGCGCGTGGAGTTCGACGAAGCGGGCAGGGAGAAGCTCCGCAAGCTCGCGGAAATCCTCAAAATGCGCCCCGCCGACGTCTTCGCAATCTGCACGCCCTATCAGGACGCCGAGAAAATCGGGCGCGTCAAAAACCGCCTCGACGAGCGGCAGACCCAGCGTCTGCGCAGCATAGGCGTAAACCTCAACATGACTTTCGAAGAGCTTTTGCGCAAGTGCCTGACGACCCCGCGCACCGAGCTTTCCGTGGAACGCCGCGTCGAACAGACCGCGCAAAAGCCAAAGGTTTTTGCGGAGCTTGCGCGCATTCTGCAAGTGCCGCAAAAGGAGCTTGAACGCAATTTTGCGTCGTTCTCGCCGCGCTGGAAAAAAATCGCCGAAAACCTCGACGACGCCACATACACGCAAATCAGGGCGCTGAAAATCAAGGGAATCCGCGGCGATAGAAAATACGTGCGCGTGTATCCGTCGGGACGCCTCACCGCGCACATCGTGGGCTTTGTCAACAAGGAGTTCAGCGCGGAACAGGGAATCGAAAAACAGTTCGACTACTACCTCCACGGGCAGGACGGCTGGATTGAAACCGAGCGAGACGGACACCGCGAAGAGCTTGTCCACTACCGCTCGCGCGACGTCGCCCCGACCGACGGGCTGAACGTGGAGCTTTCGATAGACTCGATAATTCAGGAAATGGCGAACCGCGAGGTGCGCAACATAGTTTCGCAGTTCAACCCCAAAAGCGCGACGATTATCGTAAGCGAACCGTCCACGGGCTATATTCTCGCGATGGCAAGCTATCCCGACTTCGACCCCAACGAATACAACAAGGCCGAGCAGGACTCGCTCCGCAACCGCGCAATCTGCGACCAGTACGAGCCTGGGTCCACATTCAAAATCGTCTCGATTTCCGCCGCCCTCAACGAATCGCTCGTGGGACCCGACGACGTTTTCGACTGCAACGCGCCGACAATCACATACCGCGGCAGGGTTCTGCGCCTGCCCAAGGAGGCGCACAAAATGGGCAACCTCACCGTGCGCGAGATAACCAAAAAAAGCTCGAACAAAGGCTCGGCGCACCTCGGCATTCTGCTCGGCGAAAGGAAGCTCTACCACTACGCGAGGCTCTACGGATTCGGCGAAAAGACCGACATCGGGCTTGTCGGCGAAATCGGCGGCACGCTCCACAAAGTCAAGGACTGGGACGGGCTGACGATTACCCGCCTGCCCATGGGGCATGCGGTGGCGGTAACGCCCCTGCAAATCCACTGCGCGATGAGCGTGATAGCAAATCAGGGAATTTACATGCAGCCGCAGCTTGTCAAGCGCGTGTTCGACAAACGCGGCGGAACGGTCGTCGCCTACCCCCCCAAAGCCCTGCGCAGGGTTATAAAGCCGCGCATCGCAACCCTCATGAGCGACATGCTCTCGGAGGTCGTAAGCGACACGGGCACGGCCCGACGCGCCGCGCTCCGCGGCTTCAAGGTGGCGGGCAAAACGGGAACTTCGCAAAAAATAATAAACGGAACTTACAGCACGCGCGACCACGTTGCGTCTTTCACGGGCTTCTTCCCCGCGCAGCGTCCGCGCCTCGTGATTACCGTTGTTGTGGATTCTCCGAAGTTGAAGGGCGTGGGATACGGCGGCATAGTCGCCGCGCCGTCGTTCAAGAACGTCGCCGAACAGGCGGCAAACTACCTCGGAATCCAAACCGACGAAGACTACGAAAAAATGGTTGCTTGGAGATAG
- a CDS encoding NAD(P)H-dependent glycerol-3-phosphate dehydrogenase, which translates to MAQFKKVAVVGAGAWGSALSIILSKNVPNVSVWAREKEVAESVAAKRENSLFLPDIKIPENVEFSNDPAKVLDGAEMVVWVMPIQYLASTARDFAKYIPNGSIMLNAGKGIEIGTWRRPSAILRESIPQASSCGSIMGPNIAFEVALDKYAEAVIALDSHADSVRASGAFCTPNFRVRPTDDVVGVEIGAALKNIVALAAGFCDGMELGANTKAIVMARGFQEIYRAAASLGAWSDSFVKESAILGDVLTTCMSPDSRNRRTGEQLGRGLDAEAAKAKLNGRVCAGLETIQICRMFDKLYHVKLPIMTALCDLSEGKLTREECLSRMLS; encoded by the coding sequence ATGGCACAATTCAAAAAAGTAGCAGTGGTGGGCGCGGGCGCATGGGGCAGCGCGCTCTCGATTATCCTTTCGAAAAACGTTCCGAACGTCTCCGTTTGGGCGCGCGAAAAAGAGGTCGCGGAATCGGTGGCGGCAAAGCGCGAAAACTCGCTCTTTTTGCCCGACATCAAAATTCCCGAAAACGTCGAATTTTCCAACGACCCCGCGAAAGTGCTCGACGGCGCGGAAATGGTCGTGTGGGTAATGCCCATTCAGTACCTTGCCTCGACCGCGCGCGATTTCGCAAAATACATTCCGAACGGCTCAATCATGCTCAATGCGGGCAAAGGCATCGAAATCGGAACGTGGCGCAGGCCGTCGGCGATTCTGCGCGAGTCGATTCCGCAGGCGTCGTCCTGCGGCTCGATAATGGGTCCGAACATCGCCTTCGAAGTCGCCCTCGACAAATACGCGGAGGCTGTAATCGCGCTCGACTCGCACGCCGATTCGGTCCGCGCCTCCGGGGCTTTCTGCACGCCGAACTTCCGCGTGCGCCCTACCGACGACGTCGTGGGCGTCGAAATCGGGGCGGCTCTCAAAAACATAGTCGCGCTCGCGGCGGGCTTCTGCGACGGCATGGAGCTTGGCGCAAACACAAAGGCGATTGTCATGGCGCGCGGCTTTCAGGAAATTTACAGGGCGGCGGCGTCCCTCGGCGCATGGAGCGACTCTTTTGTAAAAGAATCCGCCATTTTGGGCGACGTTTTGACGACCTGCATGAGCCCCGATTCGCGCAACCGCAGAACGGGCGAACAGCTTGGGCGCGGGCTTGACGCGGAGGCGGCGAAGGCAAAGCTCAACGGCAGGGTTTGCGCGGGCTTGGAGACAATCCAGATTTGCAGAATGTTCGACAAACTCTACCACGTGAAGCTGCCGATTATGACGGCGTTGTGCGACCTCTCCGAGGGCAAGCTAACCCGCGAGGAGTGTCTGTCGCGCATGCTCTCTTAG
- a CDS encoding porin gives MAFFRFITFAVFLSAAFFALAANPPRDAALLDALEKKGILTAEEARDLKKESAEAAVCLPESVSSIRTLVMLQMRYTHAWHDYAGLAEESRFNIRRLIPVLIADTSENSRALISLYMPSSTVINTAHWEVDTDGDILSGKLKLGHWSVNFATEECDSCTVLKTPDRSILCMYFGGGDSGYDGYLKTSYGTALGFSGYHTGVYWDGRIPSARDFVYSLTVVNSKPNDICYRYDNGVSCWLTVGYDKKFDDCSLRVGATFGYAEKLVSAISESAPLPSRMERFGDAYGVNPYFRLEYGDFSLHAEFMLVSAQYGKTRSADVPLYTDRSPTAVPMGFYVLGAYRVFKSDAFGEFEPVFRFSYIDTDGRGIRGRDVVFKMSSAGLYDRVSAYYAGVNWYLNGKYLKFSLGWERYIFEDSPTGGYRPQAVSDTAIAQIQVVF, from the coding sequence ATGGCATTTTTCAGATTTATCACATTTGCGGTTTTTTTGTCCGCGGCGTTTTTCGCGCTTGCGGCAAACCCTCCGCGCGACGCCGCGCTTCTCGATGCCCTCGAAAAAAAGGGAATCCTGACGGCGGAGGAGGCTCGCGACCTTAAAAAGGAGTCGGCGGAGGCGGCGGTGTGTCTGCCCGAAAGCGTGTCGAGCATACGCACGCTCGTTATGCTTCAAATGCGCTACACCCACGCTTGGCACGACTACGCCGGTCTTGCCGAGGAGTCGCGCTTCAATATCCGCCGCCTCATTCCCGTGCTCATCGCCGACACCTCCGAAAATTCGCGCGCGCTAATCAGCCTGTACATGCCAAGCTCGACCGTCATCAACACCGCGCACTGGGAAGTCGATACCGACGGCGACATTCTTTCGGGCAAGCTGAAGCTTGGGCACTGGTCGGTGAATTTTGCTACCGAAGAGTGCGACAGCTGCACAGTCCTCAAAACTCCCGACCGCTCCATTTTGTGCATGTACTTCGGCGGCGGCGACAGCGGCTACGACGGCTATCTGAAAACCTCATACGGCACGGCGTTGGGATTTTCGGGCTACCACACGGGCGTGTACTGGGACGGCCGCATTCCGTCTGCCCGCGACTTCGTGTACTCGCTGACCGTCGTCAATTCAAAGCCCAACGACATCTGCTACCGCTACGACAACGGCGTTTCCTGCTGGCTCACCGTCGGCTACGACAAAAAATTCGACGACTGCTCCCTGCGCGTCGGCGCGACATTCGGATACGCCGAGAAACTCGTTTCGGCGATTTCCGAGTCCGCGCCGCTCCCCTCGCGAATGGAGCGTTTCGGCGACGCATACGGCGTCAACCCCTACTTCCGCTTGGAATACGGCGATTTTTCCCTGCACGCCGAATTCATGCTGGTTTCCGCCCAATACGGCAAGACGCGCAGCGCCGACGTCCCCCTCTACACCGACCGCTCCCCGACTGCCGTTCCCATGGGCTTCTACGTTCTGGGCGCGTACAGGGTTTTCAAGTCGGACGCTTTCGGCGAGTTCGAGCCGGTCTTCCGCTTTTCGTACATCGACACCGACGGGCGCGGTATCCGCGGCAGGGACGTCGTTTTCAAGATGTCGTCGGCGGGTTTGTACGACCGCGTGAGCGCGTACTACGCGGGCGTAAACTGGTATCTCAACGGAAAGTACTTGAAGTTTTCCCTCGGCTGGGAGCGTTATATTTTCGAGGATTCCCCCACGGGCGGGTACAGGCCGCAGGCGGTATCCGACACTGCGATAGCGCAGATACAGGTTGTGTTTTAA
- the gpmI gene encoding 2,3-bisphosphoglycerate-independent phosphoglycerate mutase, producing the protein MNGVKRPVILVIRDGWGENHDSSLDKYNAVKLADAPFCKMLSKKWPRTEISACGLEVGLPEGIMGNSEVGHQNIGAGRIVDQEIVRIDKGFQTGSVLESPVLNEVFKKLDNGGALHLFGLCSDAGVHSMLRHLYALLKICADKKYDKVFLHAFTDGRDTPPTSGLGFIREVEGKMKEYGVGQVASVIGRFWAMDRDKRWDRVEKAYDCLVGTKAEAAVSNAEDAFKNYYEKPAADNMQGDEFIVPTWIEKDGKPIGRIADGDAVIFFNFRGDRPRELTSAFIDKGFDGFDRSKTPQVFFVTMTEYKVGLCPNVLFPKPPKMVNILGDYVSSKGLAQLRCAETEKFAHVTFFFNDYREEPFKGEDRILIDSPRDVQTYDQKPEMSAPAVADAVVKAIRENKYALIVVNFANGDMVGHTGNLKAAVKAVETVDKCVEKIARAADEFGAALVVTADHGNSDQLFEPAINEAHTRHTMNPVEVVIYGKGLEGLLMRKSGTLGDIAPTVLQLMGLKKPEEMTGQSLITQ; encoded by the coding sequence ATGAACGGAGTAAAAAGACCTGTAATATTAGTAATTAGGGACGGCTGGGGCGAAAACCACGACTCCTCCCTCGACAAATACAATGCGGTAAAACTGGCGGACGCGCCGTTTTGCAAAATGCTCTCGAAAAAATGGCCGCGCACCGAAATTTCGGCTTGCGGGCTTGAAGTCGGTCTCCCCGAAGGAATCATGGGCAACAGCGAAGTCGGACACCAGAACATCGGCGCGGGCAGAATCGTTGACCAGGAAATCGTAAGAATCGACAAGGGCTTCCAGACTGGCTCGGTGCTCGAAAGCCCCGTACTCAACGAAGTCTTCAAGAAGCTCGACAACGGCGGCGCGCTCCACCTCTTCGGGCTTTGCTCAGACGCCGGCGTGCACTCGATGCTCCGCCACCTCTACGCGCTCCTTAAAATCTGCGCCGACAAAAAGTACGACAAGGTTTTCCTCCACGCTTTCACCGACGGACGCGACACCCCGCCCACGAGCGGACTCGGATTTATCCGCGAAGTCGAAGGCAAGATGAAGGAATACGGCGTCGGACAGGTTGCGTCGGTAATCGGCAGATTCTGGGCGATGGACAGAGACAAACGCTGGGACAGAGTCGAAAAAGCCTACGACTGCCTCGTCGGGACAAAGGCCGAAGCCGCGGTCTCCAACGCCGAAGACGCGTTCAAAAACTACTACGAAAAACCCGCCGCCGACAACATGCAGGGCGACGAATTCATCGTCCCCACTTGGATTGAAAAGGACGGAAAGCCCATCGGCAGAATCGCCGACGGCGACGCCGTCATATTCTTCAACTTCCGCGGCGACCGCCCGCGCGAGCTTACAAGCGCGTTCATCGACAAAGGCTTCGACGGCTTCGACCGCTCGAAAACACCGCAGGTCTTCTTTGTTACAATGACCGAATACAAGGTCGGCCTCTGCCCCAACGTGCTCTTCCCCAAGCCGCCCAAAATGGTCAACATTCTCGGCGACTACGTTTCCTCGAAGGGTCTGGCACAGCTGCGCTGCGCCGAAACCGAAAAGTTCGCGCATGTAACGTTCTTCTTCAACGACTACCGCGAAGAACCTTTCAAGGGCGAAGACCGCATTCTCATCGACTCGCCCCGCGACGTGCAGACTTACGACCAAAAGCCCGAAATGAGCGCGCCCGCAGTAGCCGACGCGGTCGTCAAGGCGATTCGCGAAAATAAATACGCGCTTATCGTCGTAAACTTCGCAAACGGCGACATGGTCGGGCACACCGGCAACCTCAAAGCCGCCGTCAAAGCGGTCGAAACCGTCGACAAATGCGTGGAAAAAATCGCGCGCGCGGCCGACGAATTCGGAGCGGCTCTCGTCGTCACAGCCGACCACGGCAACAGCGACCAGCTCTTCGAACCCGCCATCAACGAAGCGCATACCCGCCACACGATGAACCCCGTGGAAGTTGTAATCTACGGCAAGGGTCTCGAAGGCCTGCTCATGCGCAAAAGCGGCACGCTCGGCGACATCGCCCCGACCGTACTCCAACTCATGGGTCTCAAAAAACCCGAAGAAATGACAGGTCAATCCCTAATTACCCAATAG
- a CDS encoding SGNH/GDSL hydrolase family protein yields MGKIIFTAILSAAVTLFADGGKQASEAIEWRDMSKIGLEGKAWSDTEYPYGRLPLRAKEKTTKAVWNNSHSSTGMCINFETDSPKIWVKREFLSKQLGEYNFNVCAFSGFDLYTKDAGGKFRMLATTPHNSSEKSEYRLTQTDGKKRVYRLYLPLRNTLLSAQLGVEKGSYFRAIPAREKPVVFYGSSIVHGAFASHAGLSHPSLIGRRLDVPIVNLGFSGAAKMEPEIADLLAEIDASAYVIDAQPNMGAKLVSERCEKFLRRLRKLRPDTPILLAERVEHNRAWLIPQEGNYVKQMWKIQRGIYDRLVAEGEKRMLYMEGENLYGADGEGSIDGIHPNDLGIMNIANRMTPILEKLLEMK; encoded by the coding sequence ATGGGAAAAATTATATTTACGGCAATTTTGTCCGCGGCGGTAACGCTCTTTGCGGACGGAGGAAAACAGGCAAGCGAGGCAATCGAATGGCGCGATATGTCGAAAATCGGGCTTGAAGGCAAGGCGTGGAGCGACACCGAATACCCCTACGGACGCCTGCCGCTGAGGGCGAAAGAAAAGACCACAAAGGCGGTCTGGAACAACTCGCACTCGTCCACGGGCATGTGCATAAACTTCGAGACGGACTCGCCGAAAATCTGGGTAAAGCGCGAATTTTTGTCGAAACAGCTCGGCGAATACAACTTCAACGTGTGCGCGTTTTCGGGCTTCGACCTCTACACGAAAGACGCCGGCGGCAAGTTCCGCATGCTCGCAACAACCCCGCACAACTCCTCGGAGAAATCGGAATACAGGCTCACGCAGACCGACGGCAAAAAGCGCGTGTACAGGCTCTATCTGCCGCTCAGGAACACGCTTTTGAGCGCGCAGCTCGGCGTCGAAAAAGGCTCGTATTTCAGGGCTATACCCGCGAGGGAAAAGCCCGTGGTATTTTACGGGTCGTCAATCGTGCACGGGGCGTTTGCGTCGCACGCGGGGCTTTCGCACCCGTCGCTAATCGGGCGCAGGCTCGACGTGCCGATTGTAAACTTGGGCTTTTCGGGAGCGGCGAAAATGGAGCCTGAAATCGCCGACCTCCTCGCGGAAATCGACGCCTCGGCGTACGTCATAGACGCGCAGCCGAACATGGGCGCGAAGCTCGTTTCGGAGCGTTGCGAAAAGTTCCTGCGCCGCCTGCGCAAGCTCCGCCCCGACACTCCGATTTTGCTTGCCGAGCGCGTTGAGCACAACCGCGCGTGGCTGATTCCGCAGGAGGGAAACTACGTCAAGCAGATGTGGAAAATACAGCGCGGCATCTACGACAGGCTCGTCGCCGAGGGCGAAAAGCGCATGCTCTACATGGAGGGCGAAAACCTTTACGGCGCGGACGGCGAAGGCTCTATTGACGGAATCCACCCGAACGACCTCGGCATTATGAACATCGCAAACAGAATGACGCCGATTCTCGAAAAACTCTTGGAAATGAAGTAG
- the rsmH gene encoding 16S rRNA (cytosine(1402)-N(4))-methyltransferase RsmH, whose translation MQYSDDDNFREAPKQHKPVLLEEVVKILSPRDGKTYLDCTFGGGGHTRRILESADCKVVSLDRDPAAIERAKAVSADYPDRFEFRPLAFSDLDMLGGESFAGILFDFGVSSFQLDTPERGFSFMREGPLDMRMDTTKGFTAREYIESADESELVEILREYGEEPRARKIARAIIAAREAGKISTTAELAKAIAEAAPSHERIHPATRAFQALRIKVNDELGEIERALPKAFAALESGGVMAAISFHSFEDRIVKKFFKKAAGRPEDRFDTSFVQDRVKLAELLTRKPILPSEEETANNPRSRSAKLRAIRKD comes from the coding sequence ATGCAATATTCAGATGACGACAATTTTCGCGAAGCCCCCAAGCAACACAAGCCCGTGCTGCTCGAAGAGGTCGTGAAAATTTTGTCGCCGCGCGACGGTAAAACATACCTCGACTGCACGTTCGGGGGCGGCGGACACACGAGGAGAATCCTCGAATCGGCGGACTGCAAAGTGGTGTCGCTCGACCGCGACCCCGCCGCAATCGAACGCGCAAAAGCGGTGTCGGCGGACTACCCCGACCGCTTCGAATTCCGCCCCCTCGCATTCTCCGATTTGGACATGCTCGGCGGCGAAAGCTTTGCGGGAATACTCTTCGACTTCGGCGTGTCGTCGTTCCAGCTCGACACCCCCGAACGCGGATTTTCGTTCATGCGCGAGGGGCCGCTCGACATGCGCATGGACACCACAAAGGGCTTCACCGCCCGCGAATACATCGAAAGCGCGGACGAATCCGAGCTTGTCGAAATTCTGCGCGAATACGGCGAAGAGCCGCGCGCGCGCAAAATCGCCCGCGCGATAATCGCCGCGCGCGAGGCTGGCAAAATATCGACGACCGCCGAACTCGCAAAGGCAATCGCCGAAGCCGCGCCCTCGCACGAGAGAATCCACCCCGCGACGCGTGCGTTTCAGGCTCTGCGCATAAAGGTAAACGACGAGCTGGGGGAAATCGAACGCGCATTGCCCAAGGCGTTCGCCGCGCTCGAAAGCGGCGGAGTGATGGCGGCGATAAGCTTCCATTCGTTCGAAGACAGAATAGTCAAAAAATTTTTCAAAAAGGCGGCGGGGAGACCCGAAGACCGCTTCGACACCTCGTTCGTACAGGACAGGGTAAAGCTTGCGGAACTGCTCACGCGCAAGCCGATTCTGCCGTCGGAAGAGGAAACAGCGAACAATCCGAGAAGCCGCAGCGCAAAGCTACGCGCAATAAGAAAGGACTAA
- a CDS encoding PTS sugar transporter subunit IIA, whose amino-acid sequence MKNVYFVELFGIDGQAACLDSLFAALSDALGKDKLEELKEAVYMREDTASTFVGGAMAAPHGRVANLGDPLLVFGISKNGIDWPTDEEKAKLVALIAVDKTQVAAYLSIFQKIAKWHKKNSALLDDADFSAIKNSIERDMR is encoded by the coding sequence ATGAAAAACGTCTATTTTGTAGAACTCTTCGGCATCGACGGACAGGCGGCGTGTCTTGATTCGCTCTTCGCCGCCCTCTCCGACGCGCTTGGCAAAGACAAGCTCGAAGAGCTGAAAGAGGCTGTCTACATGCGCGAGGACACCGCGTCCACATTCGTGGGCGGCGCAATGGCGGCTCCCCACGGGCGCGTGGCAAACCTCGGAGACCCCCTGCTTGTTTTCGGAATCAGCAAAAACGGAATAGACTGGCCAACGGACGAAGAAAAGGCGAAGCTCGTAGCCCTCATCGCGGTGGACAAAACCCAAGTGGCGGCGTACCTTTCAATCTTCCAGAAAATAGCGAAGTGGCACAAGAAAAACTCCGCGCTTTTGGACGACGCCGACTTTTCGGCAATTAAAAACTCCATCGAAAGGGACATGCGCTAA
- a CDS encoding chloride channel protein, with protein sequence MKSVARLSERLYGILLGLRSRINLSGKSGTFLYAVCAGVLAALVATVFQKSTQFILATLTGTEGGRFVATFQQIPDWRKIFALAVGGAISGLILLFASQKVKKKATPYMEAVAIGNGYIPVRPNLLRSLAAIITIGSGASIGREGPLVQTVTVFASLFGRKMNVPLPRLRLLIACAAAGGMSAVFHTPLAGGLFVCEIVIGVMSIDILAPLLVSSCASYITIMTISNPAPLYEISRAYLSQEVSIAFYALLLGILSSLLAKMWLAMLNGARKTLNGNPYWLPVRLALAGIIVGSISIYYPEVVGNGAHIIRGIVSMDFSAGQILVFTVLKISCVALFFGMGAVGGVLTPSLTIGSIFGFLFANVLVSAGVPLSPEEVIGFSLLGMAAFFTTAAAAPITSLMLVLEFTLAGRMIFPLIIGVLTSYAVSKMTGAKSMYSSALAGNVMSAFNRPIAEVKLSDIFRKNSDTVMLNETFGKISKRFLATPDEAVFVASRTNKYLGAIFRSDILSFLKSDYVSNVIAEDIMRTDLPKLSPETPLIDAIKTFSEISGEILPIVDASGKFCGTVYKSDILMGFAEVMRRERVRV encoded by the coding sequence ATGAAGTCCGTCGCGCGCCTATCCGAAAGACTTTACGGAATCCTCCTCGGTTTGAGGTCGCGGATAAACCTCAGCGGCAAAAGCGGAACTTTTTTGTACGCGGTGTGCGCGGGCGTGCTGGCGGCGTTGGTCGCAACCGTTTTCCAAAAAAGCACGCAGTTCATCTTGGCGACTCTCACGGGAACGGAGGGAGGACGCTTTGTGGCGACGTTCCAGCAAATTCCCGACTGGCGCAAAATCTTCGCGCTCGCGGTAGGCGGGGCGATTTCGGGGCTGATTCTCCTGTTCGCGTCGCAAAAAGTGAAAAAAAAGGCGACGCCCTACATGGAAGCCGTCGCAATCGGCAACGGATACATTCCCGTGCGCCCCAACCTGCTCCGAAGCCTCGCGGCAATTATAACGATAGGCTCTGGCGCGTCGATAGGCCGCGAAGGCCCTCTCGTCCAGACTGTGACGGTGTTCGCGTCGCTCTTCGGGCGCAAGATGAACGTGCCCCTGCCGAGGCTCAGACTTCTGATTGCGTGCGCCGCCGCGGGAGGCATGTCGGCGGTTTTCCACACGCCGCTTGCGGGAGGGCTTTTCGTCTGCGAAATCGTAATCGGGGTGATGTCGATAGACATTCTCGCGCCGCTGCTTGTGTCGAGCTGCGCAAGCTACATTACGATTATGACGATTTCAAACCCCGCGCCGCTCTACGAAATATCCCGCGCGTACCTCTCGCAGGAAGTGTCGATTGCGTTCTACGCGCTGCTGTTGGGAATTTTGTCGTCGCTGCTTGCAAAGATGTGGCTTGCGATGCTAAACGGCGCAAGAAAAACCCTCAACGGCAACCCCTACTGGCTGCCCGTCCGTCTCGCGCTGGCGGGGATTATTGTTGGGAGCATCTCGATTTACTACCCCGAAGTCGTCGGAAACGGTGCGCACATAATAAGGGGCATTGTCTCGATGGATTTTTCGGCGGGGCAGATTTTGGTGTTCACGGTGCTGAAAATTTCGTGCGTTGCGCTGTTCTTCGGAATGGGCGCGGTCGGCGGGGTGCTGACGCCGAGCCTTACAATCGGCAGCATTTTCGGCTTCCTTTTCGCAAACGTGCTCGTGTCGGCGGGCGTACCGCTTTCGCCCGAAGAGGTGATCGGGTTCTCGCTTCTGGGAATGGCGGCGTTCTTCACGACTGCGGCGGCGGCTCCGATTACGTCGCTTATGCTCGTGCTCGAATTTACGCTCGCGGGAAGAATGATTTTCCCGCTGATTATAGGGGTGCTGACCTCCTATGCGGTGTCGAAAATGACGGGGGCGAAATCCATGTACAGCTCGGCGTTGGCGGGCAACGTGATGTCGGCGTTCAACCGCCCGATTGCGGAGGTCAAACTGAGCGACATTTTCAGGAAAAACTCCGACACCGTAATGCTCAACGAAACATTCGGCAAAATCTCGAAACGCTTTCTCGCCACCCCCGACGAGGCGGTTTTCGTGGCAAGCCGCACAAACAAATACCTCGGCGCAATATTCAGAAGCGACATTTTGAGCTTTTTGAAGTCGGACTACGTTTCAAACGTCATCGCCGAAGACATCATGCGCACCGACCTCCCCAAACTCTCGCCCGAAACGCCGCTAATCGACGCAATAAAAACGTTTTCGGAAATTTCGGGCGAAATTCTGCCGATTGTGGACGCTTCGGGAAAATTCTGCGGCACTGTCTATAAAAGCGATATTTTGATGGGCTTTGCCGAAGTCATGCGCCGCGAGCGCGTCCGCGTGTAG